In Onychostoma macrolepis isolate SWU-2019 chromosome 06, ASM1243209v1, whole genome shotgun sequence, one DNA window encodes the following:
- the eno1b gene encoding enolase 1b, (alpha) gives MSILKIHAREIFDSRGNPTVEVDLYTEKGLFRAAVPSGASTGIYEALELRDNDKSRYLGKGVSKAVEHVNQTIAPALISQGIPVVEQEKIDQFMLDLDGTDNKSKFGANAILGVSLAVCKAGAAEKGVPLYRHIADLAGNSEVILPVPAFNVINGGSHAGNKLAMQEFMILPIGASSFKEAMRIGAEVYHNLKNVIKGKYGQDATNVGDEGGFAPNILENQEALELLKSAISKAGYTDEIVIGMDVAASEFYRDGKYDLDFKSPDDPDRYISPDELADLYKSFIQDYPVVTVEDPFDQDDWEAWTNFTNSTDIQVVGDDLTVTNPKRIADAVEKKACNCLLLKVNQIGSVTESLQACKMAQSNGWGVMVSHRSGETEDTFIADLVVGLCTGQIKTGAPCRSERLAKYNQILRIEEELGDKARFAGKNFRNPLN, from the exons ATGTCTATCCTAAAGATACATGCCCGTGAGATTTTTGATTCGAGGGGCAACCCCACTGTAGAGGTGGACCTCTACACAGAGAAAG GTCTGTTTCGTGCTGCTGTCCCTAGTGGAGCGTCTACTGGAATCTATGAAGCATTGGAGCTGAGAGACAATGACAAGTCACGCTACCTGGGCAAAG GTGTATCAAAGGCTGTTGAGCATGTGAACCAAACTATTGCACCTGCCCTGATCAGCCAG GGAATTCCTGTAGTTGAGCAAGAAAAGATTGACCAGTTCATGCTGGACCTGGATGGAACTGATAACAAGT CTAAATTTGGTGCCAATGCCATCCTGGGTGTATCCCTGGCTGTGTGTAAGGCAGGAGCTGCAGAGAAAGGTGTTCCTCTGTATCGTCACATTGCTGACCTTGCTGGAAACTCTGAGGTCATCCTACCTGTGCCG GCCTTTAATGTGATCAATGGTGGCTCACATGCTGGCAATAAGTTGGCTATGCAGGAATTCATGATTCTGCCCATTGGGGCCAGTAGCTTTAAGGAAGCCATGCGCATTGGTGCAGAGGTGTACCACAATCTGAAGAATGTTATTAAGGGGAAATATGGCCAGGATGCCACCAATGTTGGGGATGAGGGGGGATTTGCGCCAAACATCCTGGAGAACCAAGAAG CCCTAGAGCTGCTAAAGAGTGCCATCAGTAAAGCTGGATACACAGATGAGATTGTGATTGGCATGGATGTGGCGGCATCCGAATTCTATCGTGACGGAAAGTACGACTTGGACTTCAAGTCTCCTGATGACCCTGATCGATACATCAGCCCTGATGAGCTTGCTGACCTTTACAAAAGTTTCATTCAGGATTATCCAG TGGTCACCGTTGAGGACCCCTTTGATCAAGATGATTGGGAGGCCTGGACCAATTTTACCAACAGCACGGACATACAGGTGGTGGGAGATGACCTTACTGTCACCAACCCCAAACGCATTGCTGACGCAGTGGAGAAGAAGGCTTGCAACTGCCTGTTGCTCAAAGTCAACCAGATCGGAAGTGTTACCGAATCCCTGCAGGC ATGTAAGATGGCTCAGTCCAATGGCTGGGGTGTGATGGTGAGTCATCGTTCTGGGGAAACAGAGGACACGTTCATTGCTGACCTGGTTGTGGGACTTTGCACTGGACAG ATTAAAACAGGAGCCCCATGCCGTTCAGAGCGTCTGGCCAAATACAACCAGATCCTCAG AATCGAAGAGGAACTGGGGGATAAAGCTCGGTTTGCTGGGAAGAACTTCAGAAATCCACTGAACTGA